A DNA window from Macrobrachium rosenbergii isolate ZJJX-2024 chromosome 41, ASM4041242v1, whole genome shotgun sequence contains the following coding sequences:
- the LOC136827101 gene encoding uncharacterized protein, translated as MRVQLSSAEEAGAFSNKLLDVGNGILVGGQDGLVTLPFGNSIHEIQELMSRVFLDMGNKFKDHNWLRMRAILAPKNDAVDNRNLQLLKQLPGEKCSYKSIDTVLYPDEAVNYPVEFLNSLTPFGLPPHHLKLKIGAPVMHLRNVEPPKLCNGTHLIIKKMMPRVLEATILTGKTSGEDLFIPRIPLVPSDTTRHKDVVGLNLKEPV; from the coding sequence ATGAGAGTCCAATTGAGCAGCGCTGAGGAAGCAGGAGCCTTTTCTAATAAGTTATTGGATGTTGGCAATGGCATTCTGGTTGGTGGACAGGATGGTCTGGTCACTTTGCCGTTTGGAAATTCAATACATGAAATTCAAGAGCTCATGTCTAGGGTGTTTCTTGACATGGGCAACAAATTTAAAGACCATAACTGGCTGAGAATGCGTGCCATCTTGGCGCCGAAGAACGACGCTGTTGACAACAGGAATCTGCAACTGCTGAAACAGCTACCCGGTGAGAAATGCAGTTACAAGTCTATCGATACTGTTCTCTATCCAGATGAAGCTGTGAACTATCCTGTGGAGTTCTTGAATAGTTTAACACCCTTTGGACTTCCACCTCACCACTTAAAACTCAAGATCGGCGCACCAGTAATGCATTTGAGAAACGTGGAGCCACCAAAACTTTGCAATGGAACTCACCTTATCATCAAGAAGATGATGCCAAGAGTCTTGGAAGCTACAATTTTGACTGGCAAAACAAGTGGGGAGGATTTGTTCATACCCCGAATTCCTCTAGTCCCATCTGACACAACAAGGCACAAGGATGTTGTAGGCCTAAACCTGAAGGAGCCAGTGTAA